One segment of Massilia sp. Se16.2.3 DNA contains the following:
- the rplL gene encoding 50S ribosomal protein L7/L12, with protein sequence MAISKDDILNAVSEMSVMDLNDLVKAFEEKFGVSAAAMAAPAAGGGAAAAAVEEQTEFNVVLTEVGANKVGVIKAVREITGLGLKEAKDVVDGAPKTVKEAMPKADAEAAKKKLEDAGAKADLK encoded by the coding sequence ATGGCAATTAGCAAAGACGATATCCTGAACGCAGTGAGCGAAATGTCCGTCATGGACCTGAACGACCTGGTCAAGGCATTCGAAGAGAAGTTCGGCGTGTCGGCAGCTGCAATGGCAGCACCGGCAGCTGGCGGCGGCGCTGCTGCAGCAGCTGTCGAAGAGCAGACCGAATTCAACGTCGTTCTGACCGAAGTCGGCGCAAACAAGGTCGGCGTCATCAAAGCCGTCCGCGAAATCACCGGCCTGGGCCTGAAGGAAGCCAAAGACGTCGTCGACGGCGCTCCGAAGACCGTGAAAGAAGCCATGCCGAAGGCCGACGCAGAAGCAGCCAAGAAAAAGCTGGAAGATGCTGGCGCGAAAGCAGATCTGAAGTAA
- a CDS encoding metallophosphoesterase, with protein sequence MVTILHISDLHRSNNEPINNDTLLSSLLADRDRYLIETPKIPTPSFAVVSGDIIQGVRLGQQNFTEELERQYEVATDFLIRLADLFFDGDRSRIAIVPGNHDVCWNTARASMTELPPDDEPKKIGPHLFSSSSPYRWSWSERKIYKISAPEIYEKRLAPYCKFIEAFYSGVEMAHPIDPKKPLNFYEFDGGRILLTAFNSVHGNDCYCNHGAIQAGAIGNCSLKIRNMPRQPILKISTWHHSLQGPPQRDDYMDTSTVHEMIGAGFQLGLHGHQHQADASAYNIHLPEEQSMAIISAGSLCAGAAELPRGTNRQYNLITISSDYSTAQIHVREMSQGNQFGRCRQGLFGPDGFVEMKIADENLDSAIHSEKIARFSQQTILCAEDALKSGHPEIAFSLLSETERENGTHARRLYLEAAKELEKWSEIISFLSPATTMDEFLLTLQAHEHLGNLGEAVSLLALSAANFGIDSATIAELASRIQLRQALGK encoded by the coding sequence ATGGTAACGATCCTACATATATCCGATTTACACCGTTCCAATAATGAACCTATCAACAACGATACGTTGTTATCTTCCTTACTTGCGGATCGAGATCGATATCTTATCGAGACCCCTAAAATCCCAACGCCGAGCTTTGCAGTTGTTAGTGGAGATATTATCCAAGGGGTGCGGCTAGGGCAGCAGAATTTTACTGAAGAGCTCGAGCGACAATACGAAGTGGCGACTGATTTTCTTATCAGGCTCGCTGATCTATTTTTCGACGGGGACCGTAGCCGTATCGCGATTGTTCCCGGAAACCACGACGTGTGCTGGAACACAGCAAGAGCGAGTATGACGGAATTGCCTCCCGATGATGAGCCGAAAAAAATCGGACCGCATCTGTTTAGCTCAAGTAGCCCATATCGGTGGAGTTGGAGCGAAAGGAAAATATATAAAATATCCGCTCCAGAAATCTACGAAAAGAGATTGGCGCCTTACTGTAAATTTATTGAAGCGTTCTACAGTGGCGTTGAAATGGCACACCCTATCGATCCCAAAAAACCCCTTAATTTCTATGAATTTGATGGGGGCCGGATACTTCTCACTGCGTTCAACTCAGTCCACGGAAATGATTGCTACTGCAACCATGGCGCCATTCAGGCTGGAGCGATTGGAAATTGTTCGCTGAAAATCAGGAATATGCCTCGGCAGCCAATCCTCAAAATTTCAACGTGGCATCATAGTCTTCAAGGCCCACCCCAACGCGACGACTATATGGACACGTCTACAGTGCACGAGATGATCGGTGCAGGATTTCAACTGGGATTGCACGGACATCAACACCAAGCAGATGCCTCTGCATACAACATCCACTTGCCGGAAGAGCAGTCCATGGCGATTATAAGTGCCGGTTCATTATGCGCCGGCGCAGCAGAGCTGCCCCGCGGAACCAATCGACAATATAACCTTATCACGATTTCAAGCGACTATAGTACCGCCCAGATACACGTCCGAGAGATGTCGCAAGGTAATCAGTTTGGACGTTGCCGGCAAGGATTGTTTGGGCCGGACGGATTTGTTGAGATGAAAATAGCAGACGAAAATCTTGACAGTGCAATTCACTCCGAAAAAATTGCGCGTTTCTCGCAACAAACCATTCTCTGCGCGGAAGATGCTCTGAAAAGCGGCCATCCTGAAATAGCTTTCTCGCTGCTGAGTGAGACGGAGCGAGAGAATGGAACCCACGCGAGACGGCTATATTTGGAAGCGGCTAAGGAGCTCGAAAAATGGAGTGAGATAATTTCCTTTCTTAGTCCGGCCACTACTATGGATGAGTTTTTGCTTACATTGCAGGCCCACGAACATTTAGGAAACCTTGGCGAAGCCGTTAGCCTACTTGCGTTAAGTGCAGCTAACTTTGGGATCGATAGCGCAACCATTGCGGAACTAGCAAGCCGTATTCAACTTCGTCAAGCATTGGGGAAATAA
- the rpoB gene encoding DNA-directed RNA polymerase subunit beta: MHYSFTEKKRIRKSFAKRANVHNVPYLLATQLESYENFLQADGVPSARKNEGLQSAFTSIFPIVSHNGFARLEFLSYVLGDPAFDVKECQQRGLTFASPLRAKVRLVILDKESPTKPVVKEMKEQEVYMGELPLMTANGSFVINGTERVIVSQLHRSPGVFFEHDRGKTHSSGKLLFSARIIPYRGSWLDFEFDPKDILFFRVDRRRKMPVTILLKAIGMTPEQILANFFVFDNFTLRSEGGEIEFVSERLRGEVARFDIVDPKTGKTIVTKDKRINAKHVRDIEAAGIKSISVPEDYLIGRILARNIVDADTGEIIANANDELTDELLGKLRDANVDAIQTLYTNDLDQGGYISQTLRTDDTADQMAARVAIYRMMRPGEPPTEESVEALFNGLFYSPERYDLSAVGRMKFNRRIGRDELVGAMTLSNDDILAVIKILVELRNGRGEVDDIDHLGNRRVRCVGELAENQFRAGLVRVERAVKERLGQAEADNLMPHDLINSKPISAAIREFFGSSQLSQFMDQTNPLSEITHKRRVSALGPGGLTRERAGFEVRDVHPTHYGRVCPIETPEGPNIGLINSLALYARLNEYGFLETPYRKVEGSKVTDKIDYLSAIEEGRYIIAQANAAINEEGQLVDELVSAREAGETILVSPERIQYMDVAPGQIVSVAASLIPFLEHDDANRALMGANMQRQAVPCLRPEKALVGTGIERTVAVDSGTTVQAVRGGVVDYIDAGRVVIRVNDDEAQAGEVGVDIYNLIKYTRSNQNTNINQRPIVQVGDRVARGDVIADGASTDLGELALGQNMLVAFMPWNGLNFEDSILISENVVKDDRYTSIHIEELSVVARDTKLGAEEITRDISNLAENQLARLDESGIVYIGAEVTAGDVLVGKVTPKGETQLTPEEKLLRAIFGEKASDVKDTSLRVPSGMVGTVIDVQVFTREGIQRDKRAQQIIDDELKRFRLDLNDQMRIVEGDAFQRLERMLVGKVVNGGPKKLAKGAVITSEYLADLDKFHWFDIRPADDETANALEAIKESINEKRHQYDLAFEEKRKKLTQGDELQPGVQKMVKVYLAVKRRLQSGDKMAGRHGNKGVVSRIVPVEDMPFMADGTPADVVLNPLGVPSRMNVGQILETHLGWAAKGLGLRIGEMLQRQSAVEEVRGFLGQIYNETGKKEDIDAFSDGEIMALAGNLKKGVPFATPVFDGAHESEIHRMLDLAFPDEIAAHLGMTPSKNQVTMYDGRTGEAFERKVTVGYMHMLKLHHLVDDKMHARSTGPYSLVTQQPLGGKAQFGGQRFGEMEVWALEAYGASYVLQEMLTVKSDDVNGRTKVYENLVKGDHVIDAGMPESFNVLVKEIRSLGIDIDLERN, from the coding sequence ATGCACTACTCATTTACTGAGAAGAAACGCATTCGCAAGTCGTTCGCGAAGCGCGCCAACGTTCACAACGTTCCATATCTTCTGGCTACCCAGCTTGAATCCTACGAGAATTTCCTGCAAGCGGACGGCGTGCCGTCGGCACGCAAGAACGAAGGCCTGCAATCGGCATTCACCTCGATTTTCCCGATCGTGTCGCACAACGGCTTCGCGCGTCTGGAATTCCTGTCCTACGTGCTGGGCGACCCCGCGTTTGACGTCAAGGAATGCCAGCAGCGCGGCCTGACCTTTGCCTCGCCACTGCGCGCCAAAGTGCGCCTGGTGATCCTGGACAAGGAATCGCCGACCAAGCCGGTCGTCAAGGAAATGAAGGAACAGGAAGTGTACATGGGCGAATTGCCGCTCATGACCGCCAACGGTTCGTTCGTCATCAACGGCACCGAGCGCGTGATCGTCTCGCAGCTGCACCGCTCGCCAGGCGTGTTCTTCGAGCACGACCGCGGCAAGACGCACTCGTCGGGCAAACTGCTGTTCTCGGCTCGCATCATCCCTTACCGTGGCTCGTGGCTGGACTTCGAGTTCGATCCGAAGGACATCCTGTTCTTCCGCGTCGACCGCCGCCGCAAGATGCCGGTGACGATCCTGCTGAAGGCCATCGGCATGACGCCGGAACAGATCCTGGCGAACTTCTTCGTGTTCGACAACTTCACCCTGCGCTCGGAAGGCGGGGAAATCGAATTCGTGTCCGAGCGACTGCGCGGCGAAGTCGCGCGCTTCGACATCGTCGATCCGAAGACCGGCAAGACCATCGTGACGAAGGACAAGCGCATCAATGCCAAGCATGTGCGCGACATCGAAGCGGCCGGCATCAAGTCGATCTCGGTGCCGGAAGACTACCTGATCGGCCGTATCCTGGCCCGCAACATCGTTGACGCGGACACCGGCGAAATCATCGCCAACGCCAACGACGAGCTGACCGACGAGCTGCTGGGCAAACTGCGCGACGCCAACGTCGACGCCATCCAGACCCTGTACACGAACGACCTGGACCAGGGCGGCTACATCTCGCAGACCCTGCGCACCGACGACACCGCCGACCAGATGGCCGCGCGCGTGGCGATCTACCGCATGATGCGTCCTGGCGAACCGCCAACCGAAGAGTCGGTCGAAGCCCTGTTCAACGGCCTGTTCTACAGCCCTGAGCGCTACGACCTGTCGGCTGTCGGCCGCATGAAGTTCAACCGCCGTATCGGCCGCGACGAACTCGTCGGCGCGATGACGCTGTCGAACGACGACATCCTGGCCGTGATCAAGATCCTGGTCGAGCTGCGCAATGGCCGCGGCGAAGTCGACGATATCGATCACCTGGGTAACCGCCGCGTGCGTTGCGTGGGCGAACTGGCCGAAAACCAGTTCCGCGCAGGCCTCGTCCGCGTCGAGCGCGCAGTGAAAGAGCGCCTCGGCCAGGCCGAAGCGGACAACCTGATGCCGCACGATTTGATCAATTCGAAGCCCATCTCTGCGGCTATCCGCGAATTCTTCGGTTCGTCGCAGCTGTCGCAGTTCATGGACCAAACTAACCCGCTGTCGGAAATCACGCACAAGCGTCGTGTTTCCGCACTGGGACCGGGCGGCCTGACCCGCGAACGCGCCGGCTTCGAGGTGCGCGACGTGCACCCGACCCACTACGGCCGCGTCTGCCCGATCGAAACGCCTGAAGGCCCGAACATCGGCCTGATCAACTCGCTGGCCCTGTACGCCCGCCTGAACGAATACGGCTTCCTGGAAACCCCGTACCGCAAGGTCGAAGGTTCGAAGGTCACCGACAAGATCGATTACCTGTCCGCCATCGAAGAAGGTCGCTACATCATCGCCCAGGCGAATGCGGCGATCAACGAAGAAGGCCAGCTGGTCGACGAACTGGTCTCGGCACGTGAAGCAGGCGAAACCATCCTGGTGTCGCCAGAGCGCATCCAGTACATGGACGTCGCTCCTGGCCAGATCGTTTCGGTCGCAGCTTCGCTGATTCCGTTCCTCGAGCACGATGACGCGAACCGTGCACTGATGGGCGCCAACATGCAGCGTCAGGCCGTTCCCTGCCTGCGTCCTGAAAAGGCGCTGGTCGGTACCGGTATCGAGCGCACTGTCGCCGTCGACTCGGGCACCACCGTGCAAGCGGTGCGTGGCGGCGTGGTCGACTACATCGATGCGGGCCGCGTGGTTATCCGCGTCAACGACGACGAGGCGCAAGCCGGCGAAGTCGGTGTGGATATCTACAACCTGATCAAGTACACCCGTTCGAACCAGAACACCAACATCAACCAGCGTCCGATCGTGCAGGTTGGCGACCGCGTTGCCCGTGGCGACGTGATTGCCGACGGCGCATCGACCGACCTGGGCGAGCTGGCCCTGGGCCAGAACATGCTGGTCGCGTTCATGCCGTGGAACGGCCTGAACTTCGAAGATTCGATCCTGATCTCGGAGAACGTCGTCAAGGACGACCGCTACACCTCGATCCACATCGAAGAGCTGTCGGTTGTCGCCCGCGACACCAAGCTCGGTGCGGAAGAGATCACGCGCGACATCTCGAACCTGGCCGAGAACCAGCTGGCCCGTCTGGATGAGTCCGGCATCGTCTACATCGGCGCGGAAGTGACCGCCGGCGACGTGCTGGTCGGTAAAGTCACGCCGAAGGGCGAGACGCAATTGACGCCGGAAGAAAAGCTGCTGCGCGCGATCTTCGGCGAAAAAGCATCCGACGTGAAAGACACCTCGCTGCGCGTGCCTTCGGGCATGGTCGGCACCGTCATCGACGTGCAAGTGTTCACCCGCGAAGGCATCCAGCGCGACAAGCGCGCCCAGCAGATCATCGACGATGAACTCAAGCGCTTCCGCCTCGACCTGAACGACCAGATGCGTATCGTGGAGGGCGATGCCTTCCAGCGTCTGGAGCGCATGCTGGTCGGTAAAGTGGTCAACGGTGGTCCGAAGAAGCTGGCGAAGGGCGCGGTCATCACGTCCGAATACCTGGCTGACCTGGACAAGTTCCACTGGTTCGACATCCGCCCGGCCGACGACGAGACCGCCAACGCACTGGAAGCGATCAAGGAGTCGATCAACGAGAAGCGCCACCAGTACGACCTGGCCTTCGAAGAGAAGCGCAAGAAGCTGACGCAAGGCGACGAGCTGCAGCCTGGCGTGCAGAAGATGGTCAAGGTCTACCTGGCCGTCAAGCGCCGCCTGCAGTCGGGCGACAAGATGGCAGGCCGCCACGGTAACAAGGGTGTGGTCTCGCGTATTGTGCCAGTGGAAGACATGCCGTTCATGGCGGACGGCACCCCAGCCGACGTCGTGCTGAACCCGCTGGGCGTTCCGTCGCGTATGAACGTCGGCCAGATCCTCGAAACCCACCTCGGTTGGGCGGCGAAGGGCCTGGGCCTGCGTATCGGCGAAATGCTGCAGCGTCAGTCGGCGGTCGAAGAAGTCCGTGGTTTCCTGGGCCAGATTTACAACGAAACTGGCAAGAAGGAAGACATCGACGCCTTCAGCGATGGCGAAATCATGGCCCTGGCGGGTAACCTCAAGAAGGGCGTGCCGTTCGCGACGCCGGTCTTCGATGGCGCCCACGAGTCGGAAATCCATCGCATGCTGGACCTGGCTTTCCCGGACGAGATCGCGGCCCACCTGGGCATGACCCCGTCGAAGAACCAGGTCACCATGTACGACGGCCGCACCGGCGAAGCTTTCGAGCGCAAGGTGACGGTTGGCTACATGCACATGCTCAAGCTGCACCACCTGGTCGACGACAAGATGCACGCGCGTTCGACCGGTCCTTACTCGCTGGTGACGCAGCAGCCGCTGGGCGGTAAAGCCCAGTTCGGTGGCCAGCGCTTCGGTGAGATGGAGGTGTGGGCACTGGAAGCGTACGGCGCATCGTACGTGCTGCAGGAAATGCTGACTGTGAAGTCGGATGACGTGAATGGCCGTACCAAAGTGTACGAAAACCTGGTCAAAGGCGACCATGTGATCGACGCTGGCATGCCTGAATCGTTCAACGTGCTGGTCAAGGAAATCCGCTCGCTGGGTATCGATATCGACCTCGAGCGTAACTAA
- the rpoC gene encoding DNA-directed RNA polymerase subunit beta' — MKALLDLFKQVQQNESFDAIKIGLASPEKIRSWSFGEVKKPETINYRTFKPERDGLFCAKIFGPIKDYECLCGKYKRLKHRGVICEKCGVEVTLAKVRRERMGHIELASPTAHIWFLKSLPSRLGMVLDMTLRDIERVLYFEAYVVTDPGMTPLKKCQIMSEDDYAAKYEEYGDDFTAYMGAEGIRELLRSIDIHRDAEALRVELKESKSEAKIKKYAKRLKVLEAFQRSGIKPEWMIMEVLPVLPPELRPLVPLDGGRFATSDLNDLYRRVINRNNRLKRLMELRAPEIITRNEKRMLQEAVDSLLDNGRRGKAMTGANKRPLKSLAEMIKGKGGRFRQNLLGKRVDYSGRSVIVVGPQLKLHQCGLPKLMALELFKPFIFNKLELMGLATTIKAAKKLVEIQEPVVWDILEDVIKEHPVMLNRAPTLHRLGIQAFEPVLIEGKAIQLHPLVCAAFNADFDGDQMAVHVPLSIEAQMEARTLMLASNNILFPSNGEPSIVPSQDIVLGLYYATREAINAKGEGMLFPDVSEVIRAYDNKEVELATRITVRIVEFPRVAGSDEFERTVTRYETTVGRAILSEILPKGLPFSVLNRALKKKEISKLINTSFRKCGLRATVVFADKLMQSGFRLATRAGISIAVDDMMIPDVKKGMIATAEAEVKQIEQQYSSGLVTAGERYNKVVDIWGKTSDEVGKAMMDQLKVEPVTRRDGTQGTQESFNAIYMMADSGARGSAAQIRQLAGMRGLMAKPDGSIIETPITANFREGLNVLQYFISTHGARKGLADTALKTANSGYLTRRLVDVTQDLVVIEDDCGTTNGTHMKAMVEGGEVIEALRDRILGRVTGTDVVNPETQETVYPAGTLLDEDMVEDIERLGIDEVKVRTPLNCDTRYGLCAMCYGRDLGRGMLVNSGEAVGVVAAQSIGEPGTQLTMRTFHIGGAASRAAVASSVEAKSNGTVRFTATMRYVTNGKGSQIVISRSGEVLITDDHGRERERHKVPYGATLIVKDGQVVKAGTALATWDPLTRPIITEYAGTIRFENVEEGVTVARQVDEVTGLSTLVAIDPKRRGSAGKVLRPQVKLLNEENQEVKIAGTEHAVTIGFQVGALIMVKDGQSVSVGEVLARIPTESQKTRDITGGLPRVAELFEARSPKDAGMLAEVTGTVAFGKETKGKQRLEITDMDGNKHEFLITKDKQVLVHDGQVVNKGEMIVDGPADPQDILRLLGIEALARYIVDEVQDVYRLQGVKINDKHIEVIVRQMLRRVQIVEAGDTDYIVGEQVERSELLEENDRMEAAGKLPATYENVLLGITKASLSTDSFISAASFQETTRVLTEAAIMGKRDGLRGLKENVIVGRLIPGGTGLAFHRAKKEKEVWEAEERQALLQQEKANMAAELQAMEDQAQAQTTEHHGDGE, encoded by the coding sequence ATGAAAGCACTGCTCGATCTATTCAAGCAAGTACAGCAAAATGAGAGTTTCGACGCCATCAAGATTGGCCTGGCGTCGCCCGAAAAAATTCGTTCGTGGTCGTTCGGTGAAGTCAAGAAGCCCGAGACCATCAACTACCGTACCTTCAAGCCGGAGCGTGACGGCCTGTTCTGCGCCAAGATCTTTGGCCCGATCAAGGATTACGAATGCCTGTGCGGTAAATACAAGCGCCTGAAGCACCGCGGCGTCATTTGCGAAAAGTGCGGCGTCGAAGTCACGCTGGCCAAGGTGCGCCGTGAGCGCATGGGCCACATCGAACTGGCTTCGCCAACCGCGCACATCTGGTTCCTGAAGTCGCTGCCGTCGCGCCTGGGCATGGTCCTGGACATGACGCTGCGCGATATCGAACGCGTGTTGTACTTCGAAGCATATGTGGTCACCGATCCTGGCATGACCCCGCTGAAGAAGTGCCAGATCATGTCGGAAGACGATTACGCCGCCAAGTACGAAGAGTACGGCGACGACTTCACCGCCTACATGGGCGCCGAAGGTATCCGTGAACTGCTGCGCTCGATCGACATCCACCGCGATGCCGAAGCCCTGCGCGTGGAACTGAAGGAATCGAAGTCCGAAGCGAAGATCAAGAAATACGCCAAGCGCCTGAAAGTGCTCGAGGCGTTCCAGCGTTCGGGCATCAAGCCCGAGTGGATGATCATGGAAGTGCTCCCGGTCCTGCCGCCGGAGCTGCGTCCGCTCGTCCCTCTGGATGGCGGCCGTTTCGCGACCTCCGACCTGAACGACCTGTATCGCCGCGTCATCAACCGTAATAACCGCCTGAAGCGCCTGATGGAACTGCGCGCTCCGGAAATCATTACGCGTAACGAAAAGCGCATGCTGCAGGAAGCAGTGGACTCGCTGCTGGACAACGGCCGTCGCGGCAAAGCGATGACCGGTGCCAACAAGCGTCCGCTGAAGTCGCTGGCTGAAATGATCAAGGGTAAGGGCGGCCGTTTCCGTCAGAACCTGCTGGGCAAGCGGGTCGACTACTCGGGCCGTTCGGTCATCGTGGTCGGTCCGCAGCTGAAACTGCACCAGTGCGGCCTGCCGAAGCTGATGGCCCTGGAACTGTTCAAGCCCTTCATCTTCAACAAGCTCGAACTGATGGGTCTGGCGACGACCATCAAGGCGGCGAAGAAGCTGGTCGAAATCCAGGAGCCGGTGGTCTGGGACATCCTCGAAGATGTCATCAAGGAACACCCGGTCATGCTGAACCGTGCACCAACCCTGCACCGTCTCGGTATCCAGGCGTTCGAGCCGGTCCTGATCGAAGGTAAAGCCATCCAGCTGCACCCGCTGGTCTGCGCGGCGTTCAACGCCGACTTCGACGGTGACCAGATGGCTGTCCACGTGCCGCTGTCGATCGAAGCGCAGATGGAAGCGCGTACCCTGATGCTGGCGTCGAACAACATCCTGTTCCCGTCGAACGGCGAGCCGTCGATCGTGCCGTCGCAGGATATCGTGCTGGGTCTGTACTACGCCACCCGCGAGGCGATCAACGCCAAGGGCGAGGGCATGCTGTTCCCTGACGTGTCGGAAGTCATCCGTGCCTACGACAACAAGGAAGTGGAACTGGCAACCCGCATCACCGTGCGTATCGTGGAATTCCCACGCGTAGCCGGCAGCGACGAGTTCGAGCGCACCGTCACCCGTTACGAGACCACCGTCGGCCGTGCGATCCTGTCGGAAATCCTGCCGAAGGGCCTGCCATTCAGCGTGCTGAACCGCGCCCTGAAGAAGAAGGAAATCTCGAAGCTGATCAACACGTCGTTCCGCAAGTGCGGCCTGCGCGCCACCGTCGTGTTCGCCGACAAGCTGATGCAGTCCGGCTTCCGCCTGGCAACGCGCGCCGGTATCTCGATCGCCGTCGACGACATGATGATCCCGGACGTCAAGAAGGGCATGATCGCGACCGCCGAAGCGGAAGTGAAGCAGATCGAGCAGCAGTACAGCTCGGGTCTGGTCACCGCCGGCGAGCGTTACAACAAGGTCGTCGACATCTGGGGCAAGACCTCCGATGAAGTCGGCAAGGCGATGATGGACCAGCTGAAAGTCGAGCCGGTCACCCGTCGTGACGGTACCCAGGGCACCCAGGAATCGTTCAACGCGATTTACATGATGGCCGACTCGGGCGCCCGTGGTTCGGCAGCCCAGATTCGCCAGCTGGCGGGTATGCGTGGCCTGATGGCGAAACCGGACGGTTCGATTATCGAAACGCCGATCACCGCGAACTTCCGCGAAGGCCTGAACGTGTTGCAGTACTTCATCTCGACGCACGGCGCCCGTAAGGGTCTGGCCGATACGGCGCTGAAGACCGCGAACTCGGGTTACCTGACCCGCCGCCTGGTCGACGTGACCCAGGATCTGGTCGTGATCGAGGACGATTGCGGCACGACCAACGGCACGCACATGAAGGCGATGGTCGAAGGTGGTGAAGTCATCGAAGCCCTGCGCGACCGTATCCTCGGCCGCGTGACCGGTACCGATGTCGTCAATCCTGAAACCCAGGAAACCGTGTACCCGGCCGGCACGCTGCTGGACGAAGACATGGTCGAAGACATCGAGCGCCTCGGCATCGACGAAGTCAAGGTCCGTACCCCGCTGAACTGCGACACGCGCTACGGCCTGTGCGCCATGTGCTACGGCCGTGACCTCGGCCGCGGCATGCTGGTCAACAGCGGCGAAGCAGTCGGTGTGGTTGCTGCACAGTCGATCGGTGAGCCGGGTACCCAGCTGACCATGCGTACCTTCCACATCGGTGGTGCGGCATCGCGTGCGGCAGTGGCCTCGTCGGTCGAAGCCAAGTCGAACGGCACGGTCCGCTTCACCGCGACCATGCGTTATGTCACCAACGGCAAGGGTTCGCAGATCGTCATCTCGCGTTCGGGCGAAGTCCTGATCACGGACGACCATGGCCGCGAGCGTGAGCGCCACAAGGTGCCGTACGGCGCGACCCTGATCGTCAAGGACGGCCAGGTCGTGAAAGCCGGTACCGCCTTGGCAACCTGGGATCCGCTGACCCGTCCGATCATTACCGAGTACGCCGGTACGATCCGCTTCGAGAACGTGGAAGAGGGCGTCACCGTCGCTCGCCAGGTCGACGAAGTGACCGGTCTGTCGACCCTGGTCGCGATCGATCCGAAGCGCCGTGGTTCCGCAGGCAAGGTGCTGCGTCCGCAGGTGAAACTGCTGAACGAGGAGAACCAGGAAGTCAAGATCGCCGGCACCGAACACGCCGTGACGATCGGTTTCCAGGTCGGCGCGCTGATCATGGTCAAGGATGGCCAGTCGGTGTCGGTGGGTGAAGTGCTGGCACGTATCCCGACCGAATCGCAGAAGACCCGTGACATTACCGGTGGTCTGCCGCGCGTTGCCGAACTGTTCGAAGCACGTTCGCCGAAAGACGCGGGCATGCTGGCGGAAGTCACCGGTACCGTCGCCTTCGGTAAGGAAACCAAGGGCAAGCAGCGTCTGGAAATCACGGACATGGACGGCAACAAGCACGAGTTCCTGATCACCAAGGACAAGCAAGTGCTGGTCCACGATGGTCAAGTCGTGAACAAGGGCGAGATGATCGTCGATGGTCCGGCCGACCCGCAGGACATCCTGCGCCTGCTGGGTATCGAAGCGCTGGCACGTTACATCGTCGACGAAGTGCAGGACGTCTACCGTCTGCAGGGCGTCAAGATCAACGACAAGCACATCGAAGTCATCGTGCGCCAGATGCTGCGCCGCGTGCAGATCGTGGAAGCTGGCGACACCGACTACATCGTCGGCGAGCAGGTCGAGCGTTCGGAGCTGCTGGAAGAGAACGACCGTATGGAAGCGGCAGGCAAACTGCCGGCAACCTACGAAAACGTGCTGCTGGGTATTACCAAGGCATCGCTGTCGACCGACTCCTTCATCTCGGCCGCATCGTTCCAGGAAACCACCCGCGTGCTGACCGAAGCGGCGATCATGGGCAAGCGCGACGGTCTGCGCGGCCTGAAGGAAAACGTCATCGTCGGCCGCCTGATTCCTGGCGGTACCGGTCTGGCATTCCACCGCGCCAAGAAAGAGAAGGAAGTGTGGGAGGCGGAAGAGCGCCAGGCACTGCTGCAGCAGGAAAAGGCCAACATGGCTGCCGAGCTGCAGGCGATGGAAGACCAGGCTCAGGCGCAGACCACTGAGCATCACGGCGACGGCGAGTAA
- the rplJ gene encoding 50S ribosomal protein L10 yields the protein MGLNLNDKKAVVEEVSAKVASAQTIVVAEYRGIQVSHLTKLRASARAQGVYLRVLKNTLARRSVEGTQFAPLADAMTGPLIYSISDDAVAAAKVINDFAKTNDKLVVKAGNYAGKQLDVAGVTALASIPSREVLISQLLGVMLAPVSGFARGLAALAAKKGEGSEAAPAAEETAAA from the coding sequence GTGGGTCTTAATCTGAATGACAAAAAGGCCGTCGTCGAAGAAGTGAGCGCGAAAGTAGCATCCGCGCAAACGATCGTCGTGGCCGAGTACCGTGGCATCCAGGTTAGTCACTTGACCAAGCTCCGTGCATCCGCACGTGCCCAGGGTGTGTACCTGCGTGTTCTGAAGAACACGCTGGCGCGCCGCTCTGTCGAAGGCACGCAGTTTGCCCCGCTGGCTGACGCCATGACCGGTCCGCTGATCTACTCGATCTCGGACGACGCCGTTGCAGCAGCGAAAGTCATCAATGACTTCGCCAAAACCAACGACAAGCTGGTCGTGAAAGCCGGTAACTACGCAGGTAAGCAGCTCGACGTAGCTGGCGTTACCGCGTTGGCAAGCATTCCGTCGCGTGAAGTCCTCATCTCGCAGCTGTTGGGCGTGATGCTGGCTCCTGTGTCGGGCTTTGCACGTGGCCTGGCTGCACTGGCAGCGAAAAAAGGCGAAGGTTCGGAAGCTGCTCCTGCAGCCGAAGAAACCGCTGCAGCGTAA